AAGAACACCTTTATTTAGTGCACGAGTTTCCTCACCCATGACTTTTCCAGCCTGCTCTACAATATCAGGATTCCATGTTGCACCCAAAAGAGTTCCGCATGGAAAGGCTGTTGTCCCGACTTGAGCATTGGGGCCACGAGGTCCGTCACAGCAACCAATTTCGGGAATGTTCAATCTTGGTATACCTCTAAAACCCATTCCTGTACCATAACAAAAAGATACTTTTTCCTCAAGGGTTAAAGCCTTTATGATATTATTGATTTTCAATTCGTCTTCAGGGGATGAAGCACGTATATTGGATAAAATTAAGAGAGATAATAGTGAGGTAATAATAATAGCTCGTTTCTTCATTATTTTTTTAATAATTAAATGGATTTAATATTTCACCATCCTGGATTTTGGAAATTTGTACCTGTCCTTGATTTTAATTTATTGGCTTCTTCTCCCGGAATAGGGAGTCTAAGATACTTATCCGTACTGGCATTTCTGTTGTCATCAATTAAGACTCTTTTGTAAGTAACCCGTCCCAAGATTCCCGGTATGACCTCGATGCCTGTGAGAGTCTTATCTATGTCAATAATTTTCCACCGTCTTACATCGTAGAATCTCTGTTCTTCGAAGGCAAATTCCACTCTTCTTTCATTTCTCACCCTTACTCTGAAATTGTCAACGCTTATTCCTTGTTTTATGGGTGGCATGTTCACTCTGCTACGAACCTCATTGATTGCATCCAATGCTTCCTGGGGAGTTGTTCCGGTTGAAGCTTCATTAAGAGCTTCTGCATAATTCAGATACAATTCTGCAAGACGGAAAATTTTATAATAACCGTCATAATTGGTAGTTCTGTCTGAGCGGCTACTGTTGAATTTTTTCAGATAATACCCGGTTCTTGTATTTCTGATACTGGTAGCTGATGGTGCACAAGTTCCTGTAGGTCGCGTATCCACTTTGGTTTTTCCATCAGGCGTAAAATATGAATTATGATGATATATGGTTGCATCCAGACGGGGATCTCTGTTGTCATAAGGTTTATTGTCGTTATAATCTGAAGCCTCAGGATTGATTATCGGCTGCAAATGTTGTTCATCGGCATATCCCAAGATTGGCATAACTCCTGATTTTGTCTCATAGCAATCGACCAGTTCCTGACTGGGGCATGCCCCTGCCTTGGTCTGGCCCGTAATTATCGGCAAACCGCTGTAAGACCATATTGCCAACTGGTTACGAGCTTCCATGATGGTTTCAGTATCAGTAATTCCCTGAACATCTGAGCGAGTTATGAAATAGAGATCGTAAGCATTTAATGCGGCATTGTCTACCGGCTTTGTTTTAAATAGTGCATAACCATGCTCTGTAGCAAGTCTGAGTGCTTTGCCTGTAACTTCCGCCGCCTGCTCCCATGTAAAAGTTCCGTCATTATTCAGGGGACTTGCAGCATAGAGCGCAGCTTCAGACATGATTGCACAGGCCATACCTTTGCTAAAGCGAGAACGTTCATTATCCGACGTACCCGCGAACCATGTCAGCTTAATATTCGTATCCGGTACATCCAGCACTTTCTGACAATCTGAAATAATTTGGCGTGCACAATCGGCAAAGGATGCCCGTTTTAGATTCGTGTAATCAAAATCTATTCCGGTGTAATCCAGTACCAGAGGTACACCTCCAAAATTTTTAATGAGGTTTAGGTAGTAATATGCCCGAAGCCCATAAGCTTGTGCTCTGAAACTCTCACGTTCCAGTTCATCGTAAGTAACAGCATCATCTATATTGGCAAGAAATTTATTGCATTTGCGTATACCCTCATAGCAATTGCTCCACCATTCAGGGTTACTGATTGGATTGTTGAAAGCTGTAACCTGCCCCGTCTGCCACTGAGTGGCTATTCCGTTTTGAAGATTCATTACATCAAAAGCCTCATCAGAGAATGTAGCCATCAGAGTATTGTCTTTCAACATATCAGCTCTACCGGTAAGGTTGGCATAGCAATAATTCAAGTAGCCGGCCACTTTCTTCGGATTGCTGAATACGTCTTTGTCAGTAATTCTTCCATCATCGATTTCATCTATTGCAGTACAACTGGCTAATCCACCCATTGTCAGAATCAGGAAGATAAAATATGATATTATATTTTGTTTTTTCATCATTGCACCATTTTAAAAATTAATATTCAGCCCGATATTGAATGTTTTGTAAACAGGATAAGTGTTGATATTGGTCTGTTCAGGATCAATATTCTTGAATTTAAAGTTGGTAAATGTCAACAGGTTTTCTCCACTTAAGAAAAGTCTCACTTTCGTAAGATGGGCCATCTTTAAAATTTTCTCCGGTAGAGAATAGCCTATTATAAGATTCTTCAATCTTACGAAATCATTCTTGGATACAAGAAAATTATTGACTTCAAGACTTGATGCACCACCCGCAGATAATGCCGGATAAAGAATTTTTTCTCCATTGGCATACCTTTCGGCTGTCCAAGCACTCTGATGTATTGGCGAATAAGTTCCCTGAGCCCAGTCTTCATGAATACCCGGACCATTATAAAAAGCGGCCTTGCCGGCATTACCCTGCCAAAACATACTGAAATCAAATCCTTTATAAGCCATGTCTATATTTAGGCTGTAGTCATAACTTGGAATCATCTTTGTACCGGCTAATGGTGCCATATCCTTCTGATTGATCACTCCGTCATTATTGAGATCCTTATATTTCAAATCTCCCAAACGCGGAGCTTTCATGCCCTCGTATATTAGCTTATTATTGTCAAGCTCTTCTTGTGTATTGAAAAACCCGTTTCCGTTTAAATAATCTACGATGTAACCAAACTGTTTCCCCAGTGCATAACCAGTGGTCCGGTAAGGATAAGCATATCCACTTGAACTCAAATCAACTTCCCCACTGCTTATCACCTTATTTGTATTGTAGCCAAAAATTCCCTTTATGTCCATCTCTAGTCCGCAGTTCAGTTTACGACTATATTCCAATGTCAGATCCACACCTTGACTTCTTATCTTTCCAATATTTTCATAAGGCAGATTATCGGAATTAATACCAGTTATGCCCGGTTTTGAAAAATCTTTTCCGATGACACCATTTTGGGACGTTTTCCAATAATCAAAACTTGCCTTAAACGAATTAAGAAAGCAAAAATCAATACCATAGTTCTGCTGGTAAGAAGTTTCCCATGTAATATTGGCATTACCCAGCAAATATTCTTTGATCAATGCTGCCGTATAAAGACTATTGATATAGCCGGAACCGTTTTCCTGACGGATCTCGGAACTATAAAGAAGACGACCGATTGAATAAATATTATCGTATTTCAACGCACCGTATGAAGCGCGTACTTTCAACAATTCCAACCATTTAATTCCTTTCATGAATTGCTCGTTTGAAACATTCCATGCTCCAGAGATCGTTGGAGATATATGATATTGATTTCCCTTGCGAAATTCTTCACTTCCGGCATCTGTCAGTGCCCCCTGAATAAAATATTTATTGTCCCATCCCAGATGCAATTGCCCGGCAAACTGTATCCTGCGATAAGGTAGGACATATTTTGAATTAAATGAGGAGGATATTCTATCTTCTGCCAGATAATTTGCGAGAGCATTTACCTCAAGCTTATTGAGAAAGGTTCTCTCAAATAATAAGGATCCTTGGAAATTCATAGAGTAAACAGTATTGGAACTTTTACCCAGTGATAGCGGAGAATCCGCATTACTTCCAAAGGGTACCGTATTTCCATCCTGATCAAACACATATCTTGTATAATCGGCCGTTCCGTCAATGGTTCCTGAATAATAAGAATGGTAACCAACTATTGCATTAGCAGACAATCCTTTTGTCAGGAAGCCCATATCCAAGTCAAGATTGAAATTGGCATTTACATCAGTACCGGTACTTTTTGAATAACCGGTTTTGTTAATCTTACCATAGACAGGATCGGGGAAATTCTCGGTCGTGACTATCTTTCCATCATCCGACAACGGACCAGGTACTGTGGCAGGAGTAAGCATGATTCCGTCAAGAATGGAAGATGTATCGGTATGGCTTCCGTTATTCCTATAGATACGGACATTGGTATTCAGTCCGGCATTCAGATATTTGAACACATTCACCTTAACGTTGGAAACGGTCGTGAAGCGGTTATAATAAGGTCTTGGGGCGAATTTTTCGTTCTTCTCTGCCTCATATATACCATCTTGATTTGTAAACCCTGTATTCAGATAGAATTGTATTCTTTCGGTACCACCTGTACCACTTACATTATAGATTTGGGTAGTGGTGTGTTTCTTGTAATACATATCTTTCCAGTTATTATTCACCCCGCCTTGACTTTTGAAGGCTTCAAGTTGCTCAGGCGTATAAATAGCAGGGAGTCCATCATTTGACAGAGCTTCATTCCTAAGCGTTGCATACGTATAGGAATCAAGAGATTTGTATTCTCTGGTATATCCATTGATTCCAAAATTCAAATCAGCGTGTACTTCCGTCTTCCCAGCCCGACCCTGTTTCGTATTGATGAGTAGCACACCCTGTGCGCCAAGCGGTCCATAAAGAGCCTTTGCCGCAGCATCCTTGAGCAATGTAACTGACTCAATCGTATTGGGATCAATCGTATTCGGCGACAGTGTCGGTGCCGGAACACCGTCAAGCACACACAAAATGGCATTACCATTGTTCGAGAAAATACCCCTAATAAATTTTGAAGTAACGTCAGAACCAGGAGCAGAAGACCCCTGCAGGGAAGTCAGTCCGGCAAGGCGACCGGTCAATGTCTGATCCAAGCCAACGGAAGGTGTTTTCCCAATAGTAGAGGCATATACACTGGAACGTGCTCCAGTATAAGCAGATTCGGGCACCATTTGTCCAAGGCCGTTATTCACCAATTCTTCCTGTCCTGAATAATTAGGAACCATATTTACCTTTATTTCATCCTTTCCATTCAAGGCAATAATTTCATTTCTATAGCCCAAATAGCTGCAGATGATTTTGGGCGTATTGTCCGGCACGCCAATTTTGAAGACACCATCCGTGGCACTCATGGTATAAATTTGTGTTCCAGGAACCGTTATCACAGCCCCGGCTATAGGTTCGTTACCTTCATCCATAACTTGTCCAGAGACATACACTTTGGCATTCATGGATAAGGTTATCATACCTGTGAACAAGACATACGCAAGTATTTTCTTTCTAATATTTTTCATTGAAGTTGAGTCTTAAAGTTTACCATCCCGGATTTTGCCAGTTTTCTCCTGTAAGTGATTCCATACGCGCGGCTTCTTTCCCCGGGATGGGCCAGAAATGCCATTTTGCCAAATAAGAATATTTGCTGGGATCAGATCCATTGCTATTGATAAGAATTCTTTCGTAGGAAAGATTTACACCGTTTTTGGTAATTTTCATGCCTGTAGAGAATTTTTCGTTTTCCAAGTTATCAGATTCTCCAATCCAGCGACGGGTGTCAAAATAGCGATTTTCCTCAAAAGCCAGTTCTACCTGACGTTCATGACGGACGATCAATCGCGCTTCCTCCTTAGTAGACGCGCTGACATCCACCGATGGATCAAAACCGGCACGGTGTCTAATTTCATTCACAAGTTTCATAGCCTCATCTATCTTTCCGACCTCAACAGCCGTTTCTGCAAGATTTAACATAACAGCTCCCAACCGGTAAAATTTCCATTTACCGTCATCGTCGCCTTTATAGTTTGCGAACTTCCTCAAATAATAACCTGTACGCGTATAACGGGCACCTTGGTCCTTGATACTGCTGTTTCCGCCAACCCAAATTTCCACCTCATGCACCGTAGCTCCTTTCTGTACCGTACTACCATTGAATATTACAGTTGCCTGTAACCTGGGATCACGCCCCGAATATGGATTCTGGAGGGCATAGCCCGAATTGGTTGTGTAATTGGGATTCAGATGCATCTCGTCATTATAGGGTTTAGCTAAATCAAGCACAGGCTTACCGGTAGCAAGCATATCATAGGCATCCACAAGTTCCTGAGTCGGCACGGTTCCTGCCAGATAATTACCCTGTACTGGAGTTCCTGCAATCCACCATCTGTTCTGCATACCAAAGTCCGATTGCCAGATGGTTTCTTTGTCTATAGGATTGCTCCCCCAATAGTTATTTTGGGCAAAATACTCCCCATAGGCCGAGTTATAATTTTTCGTAAGCATCTTCGTATACAGTTCATAACCATTTGCCAACAATTGGGTGTAAGCATAATTATTTGTGTCATAGGCCCATTGCCAAAGATCTTCACCCCCATTATAAAGCGGACTTGCGGCAAACAATGATGCCTCCGACTTGATAGCCAGTGCTATAGCCTTTGTCATACGATACTTCTGTTTTACATCATTAAGACGCCAGGGAAGATTTGATTTCAATCCTTCATCACAATCCGCACAAATAAATCGAAGCACATCAGCGGATGAAGACTTCTTGATACTGCCATAAGGATAGTCATTGTCCAACGGCTCTGTAACAATAGGTAAAGGCCCATAAAATTTGAGCAATTGTAAATAGAAAAAGGCTCTCAGCACATGGGCCTCACCTGTCCATATATTTCTGTTTTCCTCATAGGAAAGGGTTGCGGTGGGAATATATTTCAAAAAAGTATTGATAATACGAATCTGCTGCCAATCCCTCTGCCAGAACAGACAATCAAATGAACCGGTATTGAACTTATCCATAGGAAAGTCTGTGGCACTAGCCTGCCCCTTGTATGCCAATATCGGTCCGTATTCATCATCGTTACCCCATCCTTCGTCACTCAAAGCACAAGGATAGTTTTGAAACCAAAAATAATTGGCAGATTTCTGAGGCAGATTATTGAAGCTGCTGCTGAAATATGCAGCGCATAGGTCTGGATCCTGAAAAACTTCTTCCAGAGATGTCCGTCCATCAGGTGTTGCATCCAAAGTGTCACTGCATGAATTAAGTGAAGCAAGGCATAACAAAACACTAATGCCACCTAATATTGTATTAGATATTTTCATTGTAAAGATATTTTTCATTAAAATCTTAAATTGACTCCAAAATTAAATGTTCTCATTGTCGGATAAGTCATCGGATTAGCCTGTTCTGGATCAAAGGATTTCGTCCTTAGATTTTGCCAAGTCACTAAATTTTCTCCCGACATATAAACTCTTACATCTGAGGCTCCGATTCTTTTCGTGATGCTCGAAGGAATTGTATATCCAAATTCAGCATTTTTCAGACGGATGTAGGAAGCATCCATTATAAAGAAATCATTAGCCAGATGACTTGTAGACTGATTATAGGCAAGTCGCGGATAGGATGTTTTTTCACCGGCAGCATAACGCTCAGCTGACCATCTTTCAAGATGCATGTCCGTATAGGCCTTAGGCCCTGCAGCCTCATTTATACCCCAACCGTCATAGAATTTCGAATATTTACCAACCCCCTGGAAAAGAACCGAAAAGTCAAAGCCTTTGTAATTAGCGCCAAAATTAAATCCATAAGTAATTTTGGGCAACATGGAAGAATACCCGATAGGAGCCAGATCTTTGTCATCAATATCTCCATCTCCATTCAGATCTTGGTAAATAAAATCACCGGGTTTAGGCATACCGATCTTGTAGTTCAGTCCGCTCTTTTTTATACTTTCATCACTATAGAAGAAGCCTGATCCGTCTCTACCCTTCTCCATATTTTTTGAGCGATCGATTTTATATCCCCAGCATTGTCCGATCGCAAATCCCGTGGCGCGGTAACGGTAGGCATATTCTTTACTGAGCATTGCCTCGTCAGTGAACTTGATTTTGTTGTCTGTATAGGCAAAATTACCGCTTATATTAAAGCCGAAATCCTTGTTGATGATTTTCTTATAACTTGCATTAATTTCAAATCCTTTGTTGTCCACCTTGCCCATGTTGACCAGACGCAAGGCGCTGGATTGAAGTCCTTGAATATCGGGAACGGTTCCGCGGTTAATCAGAATATTGCTCCGTTTTTCATAGAAGTAATCAAATGACAGATTAAATTCATTGCTGAGAAGCCCCAAGTCTATACCGTAGTTTTGTTTCCAAGCTGTTTCCCAAGTAATGAGTTTGTTTCCAAGATATTTTTCAACAACTTTTACACCGTCAATGATGCTCGGAACATTTTCTTGAAGTGCACCTGTTCCTGTCTTTCCTATATTATCAAGATACAGAAAGCGATAGCCTCCGAAGGAATCGTTGCCGACCTTGCCGTAAGACATTCTCAATTTCAAATTACTGACAAAGTTCTGGCTCTTCATAAACTTTTCGTTGGAAATGACCCAGCCAACCGACCATGCTGGGAAGAAGCCGAACCGTTTATCCGGAGAGAATTGCTCTGAACCGTTGTATCCGGCATTGAATTCAGCCAGATACCGGTTATCGAAAGCATAAGTGAGACGTCCGGCAATACCAATGACATTGAATGGGAGATACTTGTCTTGATAGCCCTCGTCTTCCCTTGATTCCTTTATGTCGCGTTGGACAAGCACCATACCATTAACACTATGCTTTTCATCAAATGTACGTGTATAATTCGTCTGGAACTGAAGATTCGTATACCAGCCGCTGGAAACAGAACGGCTTATTGACAGAGGGGCGTCGGCATCATCATCACCGTCATAAAGATAATAGGGCGTCGGATGAGAGGGATCATTGCGCTCATATTTGTATATCACGAAATTCTTGTTTCCGGTAGTCCTATTGATGGAACGTGACTGGAAAGAGACTTGCCCTTTCATGGACAATCCGGGAGTCAAAAAGTTTAAATCAACATTGAGATTGCCGGTTACATCCACGCCGGAACGCGTTTCAAGCTGATATCCCGACCTGTTAATATGTCCATAAGCCGGTTGGGCTGCACTTGCTGAAGTCAGGATAACCTGTCCCGGACGAACTGGTCTGAAAGTCTGTCCGTCATAAACGTCAAACCCTTCCACTGTCATTGGTCCGGGAGATGTTGGCCGTGCAGAAAGGGCATCAGCGTAAATAACATCTTTAAGGCCGTTTGTACCATTTACCTTCTCTATATAGCTTGCCAGATCTACCGTAGCCTTTACATATTTGCTGAACGTATAATCAACATTGGAACGAAAGTTGTATCTGTTCAATGTAGATTGCGGGTCATAACCTAATTTTTTTTTGCTTTCGGTATTGTACATACCACCCTGATACAAATAGCCCGTATTGACAAAAAACTGCAATTTATCAGTACCCCCGGAGATATTCACGTTTCCCCTGACCATCCGAGAAGTATTTTTAAAGATTATGTTCCTCCAGTAATTGTCCGGGTACCAATATCTCTGAACGGCATCAGTAGGACCACCATTCTTCCAAGTGTCGAAAATACCCACTTCCGCATCTGAGAATTCATGGGCAACGCCGTCGTTGTCGCAGGCTTCATTCAGCAAACGTGCATAATCCCAAGAGTGGATTCTCATCGGGGTACGGCTGAAGGACTGGATGCTGTACTGGACGGAAGGGGTAACTGTCACCGATCCCTTTTCACCGCGCCTTGTGGTAATCAGAATGACACCGTTTGCACCGCGGACACCAAATACGGCTGTTGCAGAGGCATCTTTCAAAACCGAGACTGTAGCAATTTCATTGGGGTCGATTTCACGGATTGAACTTCGGGGTACACCATCCACTAATATAAGCGGAGATGTGCCATTGGTTGTGGCTGCACCGCGCAAGAACATTGTCACGTCATCACGCCCTGGTTCTCCAGAACTCTGGATAGTGGTCAAACCCGGAAGTTTACCGGCAAGCGTGGCACTCAAATTCGGTGCAGAACTCTTAAGAATCTCCTTCCTGTCTATGGCCGCCACCGCACCTGTCACAGTTACTTTTTTCAGCCTGCCATAAGCTACAACCACGATCTCTTCTAGTTTTTTAACATCTTCCTTCATCGTAACTAGCATAGGTGTCTTGGAAGGTCTTAATGTCTGCGTCTCAAACCCTATATAAGAAAATACAAGCAGAGAATTGGGTGAGGTGACCTCAATGGTGAATTTCCCATCAAAATCACTCACGGTACTTGCCTTGGCATTTCTCTCAAGGATCGTCACACCGATAAGCGGTTTACCGGATTCATCTACAACGGTACCGCTGATTTTAACATTGGCAAATGCAAATGTCGGAAGGATTATCAGGAACATAAGAAGTAGAAATGTTTTTTTCTTCATGGATGCCATTAAATCCTTCAAGTAATCTGCAAAATACATTTTTATGGATTCATTCATATTAAATTGGTTTAATTACGGATGCAAAGGAAGATAAAAAGGCACAATACAGCCGTCTAAAATTGTTCCTTTTTTTTGCACCTTTGTTCCATAATAGAAAAGTTCAGGTATCAGAGGAAATACATTGTAAAACATCCTGCAGATCATTTATAATCAGCGAGATAGTCTTTCGGTGATACGCCGAAATGCTTTTTAAAAGAAGAAGAGAAATGCGATTGCGTCCCAAACCCAACCATTTCACCGATCTCGTTCAACGGATATTCTCTGAGTTTGATTAATTCTACTGCACGGTTCAGTCTGAACACACGGAGAAAATCATTTGGCGTCATGCCTGTCAACGATTTTACCTTTCTATAGAAATTTGTCCTGCTAAATCCCAATTCCCTGCCCAGTGAGTTCACATTGAGTTCACTGTTGGAAATATTCTCACTTATAAAAGTGTCAAGTTTTTCCAAGAACCGCTTATCCAATGGACTTATCTCCTGGTTAATCCTTTCAAGCTCTTCCTGTTCAGCTATTGAACAACTACCGCTTGTACGGGCGATAAGATTTTGACGATAAGATGAACGCCTGAAGATATTATCTATCATGGATATGAGTAGGTCAGGATTGAACGGTTTGTTGAGATACATATCCGCGCCCTCTCTATAACCTTTTATCTTGTCCTTGTCTAGTGTCTTGGCTGTAAGGAGTATGACAGGGATGTGACATAACGAGGCATCTTCCTTTATAGCCCTGCAAAGGGCAAAACCATCCATGCGGGGCATCATCACATCACTTATTACAATATCCGGTTCCCTTTCCCTGATCTTTTCCAAAGCATCCTCTC
The sequence above is drawn from the uncultured Bacteroides sp. genome and encodes:
- a CDS encoding RagB/SusD family nutrient uptake outer membrane protein, translated to MMKKQNIISYFIFLILTMGGLASCTAIDEIDDGRITDKDVFSNPKKVAGYLNYCYANLTGRADMLKDNTLMATFSDEAFDVMNLQNGIATQWQTGQVTAFNNPISNPEWWSNCYEGIRKCNKFLANIDDAVTYDELERESFRAQAYGLRAYYYLNLIKNFGGVPLVLDYTGIDFDYTNLKRASFADCARQIISDCQKVLDVPDTNIKLTWFAGTSDNERSRFSKGMACAIMSEAALYAASPLNNDGTFTWEQAAEVTGKALRLATEHGYALFKTKPVDNAALNAYDLYFITRSDVQGITDTETIMEARNQLAIWSYSGLPIITGQTKAGACPSQELVDCYETKSGVMPILGYADEQHLQPIINPEASDYNDNKPYDNRDPRLDATIYHHNSYFTPDGKTKVDTRPTGTCAPSATSIRNTRTGYYLKKFNSSRSDRTTNYDGYYKIFRLAELYLNYAEALNEASTGTTPQEALDAINEVRSRVNMPPIKQGISVDNFRVRVRNERRVEFAFEEQRFYDVRRWKIIDIDKTLTGIEVIPGILGRVTYKRVLIDDNRNASTDKYLRLPIPGEEANKLKSRTGTNFQNPGW
- a CDS encoding SusC/RagA family TonB-linked outer membrane protein, coding for MKNIRKKILAYVLFTGMITLSMNAKVYVSGQVMDEGNEPIAGAVITVPGTQIYTMSATDGVFKIGVPDNTPKIICSYLGYRNEIIALNGKDEIKVNMVPNYSGQEELVNNGLGQMVPESAYTGARSSVYASTIGKTPSVGLDQTLTGRLAGLTSLQGSSAPGSDVTSKFIRGIFSNNGNAILCVLDGVPAPTLSPNTIDPNTIESVTLLKDAAAKALYGPLGAQGVLLINTKQGRAGKTEVHADLNFGINGYTREYKSLDSYTYATLRNEALSNDGLPAIYTPEQLEAFKSQGGVNNNWKDMYYKKHTTTQIYNVSGTGGTERIQFYLNTGFTNQDGIYEAEKNEKFAPRPYYNRFTTVSNVKVNVFKYLNAGLNTNVRIYRNNGSHTDTSSILDGIMLTPATVPGPLSDDGKIVTTENFPDPVYGKINKTGYSKSTGTDVNANFNLDLDMGFLTKGLSANAIVGYHSYYSGTIDGTADYTRYVFDQDGNTVPFGSNADSPLSLGKSSNTVYSMNFQGSLLFERTFLNKLEVNALANYLAEDRISSSFNSKYVLPYRRIQFAGQLHLGWDNKYFIQGALTDAGSEEFRKGNQYHISPTISGAWNVSNEQFMKGIKWLELLKVRASYGALKYDNIYSIGRLLYSSEIRQENGSGYINSLYTAALIKEYLLGNANITWETSYQQNYGIDFCFLNSFKASFDYWKTSQNGVIGKDFSKPGITGINSDNLPYENIGKIRSQGVDLTLEYSRKLNCGLEMDIKGIFGYNTNKVISSGEVDLSSSGYAYPYRTTGYALGKQFGYIVDYLNGNGFFNTQEELDNNKLIYEGMKAPRLGDLKYKDLNNDGVINQKDMAPLAGTKMIPSYDYSLNIDMAYKGFDFSMFWQGNAGKAAFYNGPGIHEDWAQGTYSPIHQSAWTAERYANGEKILYPALSAGGASSLEVNNFLVSKNDFVRLKNLIIGYSLPEKILKMAHLTKVRLFLSGENLLTFTNFKFKNIDPEQTNINTYPVYKTFNIGLNINF
- a CDS encoding RagB/SusD family nutrient uptake outer membrane protein, whose product is MKISNTILGGISVLLCLASLNSCSDTLDATPDGRTSLEEVFQDPDLCAAYFSSSFNNLPQKSANYFWFQNYPCALSDEGWGNDDEYGPILAYKGQASATDFPMDKFNTGSFDCLFWQRDWQQIRIINTFLKYIPTATLSYEENRNIWTGEAHVLRAFFYLQLLKFYGPLPIVTEPLDNDYPYGSIKKSSSADVLRFICADCDEGLKSNLPWRLNDVKQKYRMTKAIALAIKSEASLFAASPLYNGGEDLWQWAYDTNNYAYTQLLANGYELYTKMLTKNYNSAYGEYFAQNNYWGSNPIDKETIWQSDFGMQNRWWIAGTPVQGNYLAGTVPTQELVDAYDMLATGKPVLDLAKPYNDEMHLNPNYTTNSGYALQNPYSGRDPRLQATVIFNGSTVQKGATVHEVEIWVGGNSSIKDQGARYTRTGYYLRKFANYKGDDDGKWKFYRLGAVMLNLAETAVEVGKIDEAMKLVNEIRHRAGFDPSVDVSASTKEEARLIVRHERQVELAFEENRYFDTRRWIGESDNLENEKFSTGMKITKNGVNLSYERILINSNGSDPSKYSYLAKWHFWPIPGKEAARMESLTGENWQNPGW
- a CDS encoding TonB-dependent receptor, coding for MNESIKMYFADYLKDLMASMKKKTFLLLMFLIILPTFAFANVKISGTVVDESGKPLIGVTILERNAKASTVSDFDGKFTIEVTSPNSLLVFSYIGFETQTLRPSKTPMLVTMKEDVKKLEEIVVVAYGRLKKVTVTGAVAAIDRKEILKSSAPNLSATLAGKLPGLTTIQSSGEPGRDDVTMFLRGAATTNGTSPLILVDGVPRSSIREIDPNEIATVSVLKDASATAVFGVRGANGVILITTRRGEKGSVTVTPSVQYSIQSFSRTPMRIHSWDYARLLNEACDNDGVAHEFSDAEVGIFDTWKNGGPTDAVQRYWYPDNYWRNIIFKNTSRMVRGNVNISGGTDKLQFFVNTGYLYQGGMYNTESKKKLGYDPQSTLNRYNFRSNVDYTFSKYVKATVDLASYIEKVNGTNGLKDVIYADALSARPTSPGPMTVEGFDVYDGQTFRPVRPGQVILTSASAAQPAYGHINRSGYQLETRSGVDVTGNLNVDLNFLTPGLSMKGQVSFQSRSINRTTGNKNFVIYKYERNDPSHPTPYYLYDGDDDADAPLSISRSVSSGWYTNLQFQTNYTRTFDEKHSVNGMVLVQRDIKESREDEGYQDKYLPFNVIGIAGRLTYAFDNRYLAEFNAGYNGSEQFSPDKRFGFFPAWSVGWVISNEKFMKSQNFVSNLKLRMSYGKVGNDSFGGYRFLYLDNIGKTGTGALQENVPSIIDGVKVVEKYLGNKLITWETAWKQNYGIDLGLLSNEFNLSFDYFYEKRSNILINRGTVPDIQGLQSSALRLVNMGKVDNKGFEINASYKKIINKDFGFNISGNFAYTDNKIKFTDEAMLSKEYAYRYRATGFAIGQCWGYKIDRSKNMEKGRDGSGFFYSDESIKKSGLNYKIGMPKPGDFIYQDLNGDGDIDDKDLAPIGYSSMLPKITYGFNFGANYKGFDFSVLFQGVGKYSKFYDGWGINEAAGPKAYTDMHLERWSAERYAAGEKTSYPRLAYNQSTSHLANDFFIMDASYIRLKNAEFGYTIPSSITKRIGASDVRVYMSGENLVTWQNLRTKSFDPEQANPMTYPTMRTFNFGVNLRF